One Cicer arietinum cultivar CDC Frontier isolate Library 1 chromosome 8, Cicar.CDCFrontier_v2.0, whole genome shotgun sequence DNA segment encodes these proteins:
- the LOC101500919 gene encoding uncharacterized protein, with amino-acid sequence MDDLKLPSHDSSSIPLIARLDHLEFIMKYLERKQRYGNNVVVNAADKQSSDSSIKENYFKGTLLDRVAILENRLFQLCVDMDSSGSSNPLSRASTQASGESSSSQGSKGEICYSFPTFNNLPNHNGEKEIMPHHDNDILELEEKCDSVVQPQKKNNCSNNEQQVVVAKNRGKKKNEKKRKGEKKMVPLRPISWPHLKLLGC; translated from the exons ATGGATGATCTCAAATTACCCTCTCATGATTCCTCCTCTATCCCTCTCATTGCTAGGCTCGATCATTTGGAATTCATT ATGaaatatttagaaagaaaacaaagataTGGCAACAATGTTGTTGTTAATGCTGCTGATAAACAATCATCTGATTCTTCTATCAAAGAGAATTACTTTAAAGGAACATTGTTGGACCGTGTAGCCATTCTTGAAAACAGGCTTTTTCAG CTTTGTGTTGATATGGATTCAAGTGGAAGCTCTAATCCTCTGTCTCGTGCTTCCACACAAGCTTCTGGAGAATCTTCATCAAGCCAAGGTTCCAAGGGAGAAATATGTTACTCATTTCCAACCTTCAACAATCTACCAAATCATAATGGTGAAAAAGAAATAATGCCTCACCATGATAATGACATACTTGAATTGGAG GAAAAATGTGATAGTGTGGTGCAGcctcaaaagaaaaacaattgttCTAATAATGAGCAACAAGTGGTGGTGGCAAAGAATAGAGGcaagaagaagaatgaaaagAAACGCAAAGGTGAAAAGAAAATGGTTCCTCTACGTCCTATTAGTTGGCCACATTTGAAACTACTAggttgttaa
- the LOC101501251 gene encoding mitochondrial carnitine/acylcarnitine carrier-like protein, translating to MGDVAKDLTAGTVGGAAQLIVGHPFDTIKVKLQSQPTPLPGQVPKYSGAIDAVKQTIAAEGPRGLYKGMGAPLATVAAFNAVLFTVRGQMETLLRTHPSDPLTVQQQVVCGAAAGVSVSFLACPTELIKCRLQAQSALAGSGTATLGVKYGGPMDVARHVLRSEGGVKGLFKGLVPTMAREIPGNAAMFGVYEATKQLIAGGSDTSKLGRGSLMVAGGLAGAAFWVMVYPTDVIKSVIQVDDYKNPKFSGSIDAFKRIKASEGYKGLYKGFGPAMFRSVPANAACFLAYEMTRSALG from the exons atGGGAGATGTGGCTAAGGACCTTACTGCTGGGACTGTTGGAGGGGCAGCACAACTGATAGTTGGACACCCATTTGACACCATAAAGGTGAAACTTCAAAGCCAACCTACACCACTTCCTGGTCAGGTTCCCAAATATTCTGGAGCAATCGATGCCGTCAAGCAGACAATAGCAGCTGAAGGTCCAAGGGGATTATACAAAGGTATGGGAGCCCCACTTGCTACGGTAGCTGCCTTCAATGCTGTCCTGTTTACAGTTAGAGGGCAAATGGAGACATTATTGAGGACTCATCCTAGTGATCCCCTCACAGTACAGCAGCAGGTTGTCTGTGGAGCTGCAGCTGGAGTTTCTGTTTCCTTCCTTGCTTGCCCTACTGAACTGATCAAATGCAG GTTACAAGCACAGAGTGCATTAGCTGGTTCAGGAACAGCAACATTGGGAGTTAAATATGGAGGACCGATGGATGTGGCAAGGCATGTTCTTCGGTCAGAAGGGGGCGTAAAAGGACTTTTCAAGGGCTTGGTTCCGACTATGGCTCGTGAAATACCTGGAAACGCTGCAATGTTCGGCGTATATGAAGCAACAAAGCAATTAATTGCAGGTGGCTCCGATACCTCTAAACTAGGTAGAGGTTCTCTGATGGTTGCCGGAGGCTTAGCAGGAGCCGCTTTCTGGGTAATGGTTTATCCAACTGATGTTATTAAGAGTGTGATTCAAGTTGATGATTACAAAAATCCAAAGTTTTCTGGTTCAATTGATGCTTTCAAAAGGATAAAAGCTTCTGAAGGGTATAAAGGTCTTTACAAAGGTTTTGGTCCTGCAATGTTCAGAAGTGTTCCTGCCAATGCAGCATGTTTCTTGGCTTATGAGATGACAAGGTCAGCTTTGGGATGA
- the LOC101501560 gene encoding probable sphingolipid transporter spinster homolog 2 isoform X1, with protein sequence MVPKSAQTQNPSWFTPKRLLIIFCVINLINYVDRGAIASNGVNGSLATCTDSGICSAATGIQGDFNLNNFQDGVLSSAFMVGLLIASPIFASLAKSHNPFRLIGVGLSVWTFAVAGCGSSFDFWSIAICRMLVGVGEASFISLAAPFIDDNAPVAQKTAWLAAFYMCIPAGTALGYVYGGLVGSQFNWRIAFWGEAILMLPFPILGFLIQPLQLKGFAPMESKQRLTSIEENGDDGMLAEDQAFIRGSRLSSKLWNQFTRFSEDMQELLHDRVYVINVLGYIAYNFVIGAYSYWGPKAGYSIYHMSNADLLFGGITIVCGILGTLSGGLILDKMNSTISNAFKLLFGATFIGAIFCLVAFLFKGLPGFIIFFSVGELLIFATQAPVNYVSLRCVKPSLRPLSMAISTVSIHVFGDVPSAPLVGVLQDHINDWRKTALCLTSVFFLAAGIWFIGTFFKSADEDVEDQSATTSRGKRKPLLEGSSDASSHLHA encoded by the exons ATGGTACCCAAATCTGCTCAAACTCAAAATCCTTCTTGGTTTACGCCTAAAAG GCTTCTTATAATATTTTGCGTCATAAACTTGATCAACTATGTGGATCGAGGAGCTATAGCTAGCAATGGTGTAAATGGAAGTCTTGCAACTTGTACTGATTCTGGCATTTGTTCTGCCGCTACTGGAATTCA GGGGGATTTTAACTTGAACAATTTTCAAGATGGAGTTCTGTCATCTGCATTTATGGTTGGACTTCTAATTGCTTCTCCAATATTTGCTTCTCTTGCCAAAAG TCACAATCCATTCCGGCTTATTGGTGTTGGATTGTCTGTTTGGACATTTGCGGTAGCTGGATGTGGCAGTTCTTTTGATTTTTGGTCTATTGCAATATGCCGAAT GCTAGTTGGTGTTGGTGAGGCTTCCTTCATAAGTCTTGCAGCACCATTTATAGATGACAATGCCCCTGTTGCACAG AAAACAGCATGGCTTGCTGCATTTTACATGTGTATACCAGCTGGAACTGCTCTGGGCTATGTTTATGGTGGATTG GTTGGAAGCCAATTTAACTGGCGCATTGCATTCTGGGGTGAGGCAATTTTGATGCTTCCTTTTCCCATATTGGGTTTTTTAATACAGCCTTTGCAGTTGAAAG GTTTTGCTCCTATGGAATCGAAGCAGAGACTGACATCTATCGAAGAAAATGGAG ATGATGGCATGCTTGCTGAAGATCAAGCCTTTATCAGAGGATCCAG GTTATCATCCAAATTGTGGAATCAGTTCACCAGATTCTCAGAAGATATGCAGGAGCTTTTACATGATCGTGTGTATGTTATAAATGTGCTAG GGTATATTGCATACAATTTTGTCATTGGAGCTTATTCTTACTGGGGCCCAAAGGCAGGATACAGTATTTATCATATG AGTAATGCTGACTTGTTGTTTGGAGGTATTACAATTGTTTGTGGGATTTTGGGGACTTTATCAGGAGGCTTGATTCTTGATAAGATGAATTCAACAATCTCAAATGCTTTCAAG CTTCTCTTTGGAGCAACATTTATAGGGGCAATCTTTTGCTTGGTTGCTTTCCTTTTCAAAGGCTTGCCTGGTTTCATTATTTTCTTCTCCGTGGGTGAACTGCTGATATTCGCCACCCAG GCTCCAGTAAATTATGTTTCTCTCCGTTGTGTAAAACCAAGTTTGAGGCCGTTGTCTATGGCAATCTCTACGGTTTCAATCCATGTCTTTGGTGATGTCCCTTCCGCACCACTGGTTGGGGTCTTGCAG GATCATATTAACGACTGGAGGAAAACAGCTCTTTGTCTAACATCTGTTTTCTTTCTTGCTGCTGGAATATGGTTCATAG GGactttttttaaaagcgctgatgaagatgttgaagaCCAATCTGCCACAACTTCAAGAGGGAAAAGGAAGCCATTGCTTGAAGGGAGCAGTGATGCTTCAAGCCATCTGCATGCCTAA
- the LOC101501560 gene encoding probable sphingolipid transporter spinster homolog 2 isoform X2, whose protein sequence is MVPKSAQTQNPSWFTPKRLLIIFCVINLINYVDRGAIASNGVNGSLATCTDSGICSAATGIQGDFNLNNFQDGVLSSAFMVGLLIASPIFASLAKSHNPFRLIGVGLSVWTFAVAGCGSSFDFWSIAICRMLVGVGEASFISLAAPFIDDNAPVAQKTAWLAAFYMCIPAGTALGYVYGGLVGSQFNWRIAFWGEAILMLPFPILGFLIQPLQLKGFAPMESKQRLTSIEENGDDGMLAEDQAFIRGSRLSSKLWNQFTRFSEDMQELLHDRVYVINVLGYIAYNFVIGAYSYWGPKAGYSIYHMSNADLLFGGITIVCGILGTLSGGLILDKMNSTISNAFKLLFGATFIGAIFCLVAFLFKGLPGFIIFFSVGELLIFATQVILWITCWIKFFIALNQQCNQVIGYFGCLL, encoded by the exons ATGGTACCCAAATCTGCTCAAACTCAAAATCCTTCTTGGTTTACGCCTAAAAG GCTTCTTATAATATTTTGCGTCATAAACTTGATCAACTATGTGGATCGAGGAGCTATAGCTAGCAATGGTGTAAATGGAAGTCTTGCAACTTGTACTGATTCTGGCATTTGTTCTGCCGCTACTGGAATTCA GGGGGATTTTAACTTGAACAATTTTCAAGATGGAGTTCTGTCATCTGCATTTATGGTTGGACTTCTAATTGCTTCTCCAATATTTGCTTCTCTTGCCAAAAG TCACAATCCATTCCGGCTTATTGGTGTTGGATTGTCTGTTTGGACATTTGCGGTAGCTGGATGTGGCAGTTCTTTTGATTTTTGGTCTATTGCAATATGCCGAAT GCTAGTTGGTGTTGGTGAGGCTTCCTTCATAAGTCTTGCAGCACCATTTATAGATGACAATGCCCCTGTTGCACAG AAAACAGCATGGCTTGCTGCATTTTACATGTGTATACCAGCTGGAACTGCTCTGGGCTATGTTTATGGTGGATTG GTTGGAAGCCAATTTAACTGGCGCATTGCATTCTGGGGTGAGGCAATTTTGATGCTTCCTTTTCCCATATTGGGTTTTTTAATACAGCCTTTGCAGTTGAAAG GTTTTGCTCCTATGGAATCGAAGCAGAGACTGACATCTATCGAAGAAAATGGAG ATGATGGCATGCTTGCTGAAGATCAAGCCTTTATCAGAGGATCCAG GTTATCATCCAAATTGTGGAATCAGTTCACCAGATTCTCAGAAGATATGCAGGAGCTTTTACATGATCGTGTGTATGTTATAAATGTGCTAG GGTATATTGCATACAATTTTGTCATTGGAGCTTATTCTTACTGGGGCCCAAAGGCAGGATACAGTATTTATCATATG AGTAATGCTGACTTGTTGTTTGGAGGTATTACAATTGTTTGTGGGATTTTGGGGACTTTATCAGGAGGCTTGATTCTTGATAAGATGAATTCAACAATCTCAAATGCTTTCAAG CTTCTCTTTGGAGCAACATTTATAGGGGCAATCTTTTGCTTGGTTGCTTTCCTTTTCAAAGGCTTGCCTGGTTTCATTATTTTCTTCTCCGTGGGTGAACTGCTGATATTCGCCACCCAGGTAATTTTATGGATCACTTGCTGGATTAAATTTT TTATTGCTCTCAACCAACAGTGTAATCAAGTCATTGGATACTTTGGTTGTCTACTTTAA
- the LOC101502095 gene encoding probable starch synthase 4, chloroplastic/amyloplastic isoform X6 codes for MVLGSVISPAEASELRSFVLNHKVSVADVFNVVSHKRDSELLGELRHFSDESKRNGFHIIHICTEMTPLVPRGSVASYVTGISRALQRKGHLVEVILPKYACLDLEEVQGLREVNVEAYSYFNGQIHGNKIWTGVVYDIGVTLIEPQHYSSFFSREMIYGYPDDFERFSYFCRASLDYIVKCGKQPDILHLHNWETAIVGPLFWDIFVNKGLGGTRILLTCHGFNSQGIEQPDKLALCGLDPSSLHRPDRLQDNTNTQLVNILKGGVVYSNRVVIMSSFHPKHAIVRNLSHELEPTLNVHWDKLVIAPYGFDKSTWDPSTDYFLPKKFNAENMSGKAVCKVALLQRLGLSEHSSITVVGCNISEGANVDEKKIKDIALNAKQQDVQFICMWTSERPVLNQALDSLQKELKDDNIKFVRANDEALLHLLFAGSDIILCLSFLDPTDEIPSLFRSSLNNLAVVSLPSFQQLENIIIVSQRSAACCRCWKSFPTQPLPWRPVIGGEFAKEIGILLSDQRRREVDDHEPEGSLDQLLQLLRVLWVQLVGYLVVVLRRRLLFWSFRVMVLLLRKRLDLIQLIFHIITAM; via the exons ATGGTCCTTGGCAGTGTGATTAGCCCTGCAGAGGCATCTGAATTGAGAAGTTTTGTGTTAAACCACAAAGTGAGTGTGGCTGATGTCTTTAATGTGGTCTCACATAAAAGAGATTCTGAACTACTGGGAGAACTTCGTCACTTTTCAGATGAAAGCAAAAG GAATGGTTTTCATATTATTCACATTTGCACTGAAATGACACCATTGGTGCCTAGAGGATCTGTAGCATCATATGTAACCGGCATATCTCGTGCACTTCAAAGAAAAGGCCACCTGGTGGAGGTTATATTGCCCAA ATATGCATGTTTAGACCTAGAGGAAGTGCAAGGGTTGCGTGAAGTTAATGTGGAGGCTTACTCATATTTTAATGGTCAAATACATGGAAACAAAATTTGGACTGG AGTTGTTTATGACATTGGAGTCACTTTGATCGAGCCACAGCACTATTCATCCTTTTTCAGCCGTGAGATGATATATGGTTACCCGGATGATTTTGAAAG GTTCTCTTACTTTTGTCGTGCCTCATTGGATTATATAGTAAAATGTGGGAAGCAGCCCGATATACTGCATCTACATAACTGGGAGACTGCCATTGTTGGGCCCCTTTTCTGGGATATATTTGTTAACAAG GGACTGGGAGGAACCAGAATATTACTGACATGCCATGGCTTCAATTCACAG GGTATTGAACAACCAGATAAACTAGCCTTATGTGGACTTGATCCTTCAAGTCTTCATCGCCCTGACCGTCTGCAAGACAACACTAACACACAACTTGTCAATATTTTGAAG GGGGGAGTTGTCTATTCAAACAGAGTTGTAATAATGTCATCTTTCCATCCAAAGCATGCAATTGTTCGTAATTTGAGTCATGAACTGGAACCTACTTTAAATGTTCATTG GGACAAGTTGGTCATTGCTCCTTATGGATTCGATAAATCAACATGGGATCCTTCAACAGACTATTTtcttccaaaaaaatttaatgctGAAAATATGAGTGGAAAAGCTGTTTGCAAAGTTGCATTGCTGCAGCGGCTGGGGTTATCTGAACATTCTTCTATTACTGTT GTTGGATGCAATATTTCAGAAGGAGCTAATGTTGATGAAAAAAAGATTAAGGATATTGCTTTGAATGCTAAGCAACAGGACGTCCAG TTTATATGTATGTGGACCAGTGAAAGACCAGTCTTGAATCAGGCATTAGATTCACTTCAGAAAGAACTCAAG gatgataatattaaatttgtgcGTGCAAATGATGAAGCTCTATTGCATTTATTATTCGCAGGATCTGACATTATATTGTGTCTATCTTTTCTTGATCCCACTGATGAAATCCCA agcctatttcgatcctccttgaacaatCTTGCTGTTGTTTCGCTTCCGAGTTTTCAACAGTTAGagaatataataatagtttctCAAAGATCTGCTGCCTGCTGTCGCTGCTGGAAAAGTTTTCCGACACAACCACTTCCATG GAGGCCAGTGATTGGTGGTGAATTTGCGAAGGAAATAGGTATTTTGCTTAGTGATCAAAGAAGACGTGAGGTTGATGATCATGAACCTGAGGGTTCTCTGGATCAACTCCTCCAACTGTTGAGGGTTCTCTGGGTGCAGTTGGTGGGTTATTTGGTGGTGGTTCTACGGCGTCGGCTGTTGTTTTGGAGTTTTCGGGTAATGGTTTTGCTTCTGAGGAAGAGATTAGATCTGATCCAGCTTATCTTTCATATTATAACAGCAATGTGA
- the LOC101502095 gene encoding probable starch synthase 4, chloroplastic/amyloplastic isoform X5 → MCFYRLSICSELLLRIDSMVLGSVISPAEASELRSFVLNHKVSVADVFNVVSHKRDSELLGELRHFSDESKRNGFHIIHICTEMTPLVPRGSVASYVTGISRALQRKGHLVEVILPKYACLDLEEVQGLREVNVEAYSYFNGQIHGNKIWTGVVYDIGVTLIEPQHYSSFFSREMIYGYPDDFERFSYFCRASLDYIVKCGKQPDILHLHNWETAIVGPLFWDIFVNKGLGGTRILLTCHGFNSQGIEQPDKLALCGLDPSSLHRPDRLQDNTNTQLVNILKGGVVYSNRVVIMSSFHPKHAIVRNLSHELEPTLNVHWDKLVIAPYGFDKSTWDPSTDYFLPKKFNAENMSGKAVCKVALLQRLGLSEHSSITVVGCNISEGANVDEKKIKDIALNAKQQDVQFICMWTSERPVLNQALDSLQKELKDDNIKFVRANDEALLHLLFAGSDIILCLSFLDPTDEIPSLFRSSLNNLAVVSLPSFQQLENIIIVSQRSAACCRCWKSFPTQPLPWRPVIGGEFAKEIGILLSDQRRREVDDHEPEGSLDQLLQLLRVLWVQLVGYLVVVLRRRLLFWSFRVMVLLLRKRLDLIQLIFHIITAM, encoded by the exons ATAGGCTATCAATTTGTTCCGAATTGCTGCTTCGAATAGACTCAATGGTCCTTGGCAGTGTGATTAGCCCTGCAGAGGCATCTGAATTGAGAAGTTTTGTGTTAAACCACAAAGTGAGTGTGGCTGATGTCTTTAATGTGGTCTCACATAAAAGAGATTCTGAACTACTGGGAGAACTTCGTCACTTTTCAGATGAAAGCAAAAG GAATGGTTTTCATATTATTCACATTTGCACTGAAATGACACCATTGGTGCCTAGAGGATCTGTAGCATCATATGTAACCGGCATATCTCGTGCACTTCAAAGAAAAGGCCACCTGGTGGAGGTTATATTGCCCAA ATATGCATGTTTAGACCTAGAGGAAGTGCAAGGGTTGCGTGAAGTTAATGTGGAGGCTTACTCATATTTTAATGGTCAAATACATGGAAACAAAATTTGGACTGG AGTTGTTTATGACATTGGAGTCACTTTGATCGAGCCACAGCACTATTCATCCTTTTTCAGCCGTGAGATGATATATGGTTACCCGGATGATTTTGAAAG GTTCTCTTACTTTTGTCGTGCCTCATTGGATTATATAGTAAAATGTGGGAAGCAGCCCGATATACTGCATCTACATAACTGGGAGACTGCCATTGTTGGGCCCCTTTTCTGGGATATATTTGTTAACAAG GGACTGGGAGGAACCAGAATATTACTGACATGCCATGGCTTCAATTCACAG GGTATTGAACAACCAGATAAACTAGCCTTATGTGGACTTGATCCTTCAAGTCTTCATCGCCCTGACCGTCTGCAAGACAACACTAACACACAACTTGTCAATATTTTGAAG GGGGGAGTTGTCTATTCAAACAGAGTTGTAATAATGTCATCTTTCCATCCAAAGCATGCAATTGTTCGTAATTTGAGTCATGAACTGGAACCTACTTTAAATGTTCATTG GGACAAGTTGGTCATTGCTCCTTATGGATTCGATAAATCAACATGGGATCCTTCAACAGACTATTTtcttccaaaaaaatttaatgctGAAAATATGAGTGGAAAAGCTGTTTGCAAAGTTGCATTGCTGCAGCGGCTGGGGTTATCTGAACATTCTTCTATTACTGTT GTTGGATGCAATATTTCAGAAGGAGCTAATGTTGATGAAAAAAAGATTAAGGATATTGCTTTGAATGCTAAGCAACAGGACGTCCAG TTTATATGTATGTGGACCAGTGAAAGACCAGTCTTGAATCAGGCATTAGATTCACTTCAGAAAGAACTCAAG gatgataatattaaatttgtgcGTGCAAATGATGAAGCTCTATTGCATTTATTATTCGCAGGATCTGACATTATATTGTGTCTATCTTTTCTTGATCCCACTGATGAAATCCCA agcctatttcgatcctccttgaacaatCTTGCTGTTGTTTCGCTTCCGAGTTTTCAACAGTTAGagaatataataatagtttctCAAAGATCTGCTGCCTGCTGTCGCTGCTGGAAAAGTTTTCCGACACAACCACTTCCATG GAGGCCAGTGATTGGTGGTGAATTTGCGAAGGAAATAGGTATTTTGCTTAGTGATCAAAGAAGACGTGAGGTTGATGATCATGAACCTGAGGGTTCTCTGGATCAACTCCTCCAACTGTTGAGGGTTCTCTGGGTGCAGTTGGTGGGTTATTTGGTGGTGGTTCTACGGCGTCGGCTGTTGTTTTGGAGTTTTCGGGTAATGGTTTTGCTTCTGAGGAAGAGATTAGATCTGATCCAGCTTATCTTTCATATTATAACAGCAATGTGA